A window of Periophthalmus magnuspinnatus isolate fPerMag1 chromosome 21, fPerMag1.2.pri, whole genome shotgun sequence genomic DNA:
CACTTTAGGCACGCTCCTCTACTCCtatgtctctcttcctctactgtctctcctcctctgctcctctgctctttcttctcttctgcttctctggaattcagaaaatgtattttgccGTTTATAATTCTGATGTATTTAATGTGTTGCTTGACATTTTTGAATTTGTTTCTAGGTATTTCTGAGTGGTTTCAACATATTCTTTTTAATGTGGACTGAGAATGGTCAACTAagtaaaaatctaaattcaaAACAACTCTAGATAAGGTTATACTATTTTGAATTAATCATAGCTGATATTGGAgtggattttcttttttattctgcacattttattttatgttattttattttcataaaaacCATGTCACCATCATAACAGTGCCATGTTTCTAAAATGGATAAACCacactgcatttttattttatttgccagAGCTTTAGATGATGTATGGAAGTAGTAGTTAAATTTTCTACAGAGATGTGATTTAGCCTTAAATTAAAGGCATCATGTTGAAACAACTCAGAAATTTTTGTAAAAAGAGGTCCAGTGAGTGAAATTGTCAAAACTCAACTCAACAATACTAGTGACTTGTCTGATGTATCTCAGGGCTACTGTTAACTGACTTCAAATAACATGTGGATAATTCTgttaaattcattcattttgaaCTTGTCAGACTATTCCGATTAAGTAATTTTAATATAGTATTTTTGCACAGTACATCCTGTCTTCTGTTACTGACCtatttttttagtgttttagaTAAGAAATACTAGTCAGAAAAGTCTTTTAAACAGCgcaatttgtaaataaatgttgttaatgctgtatttcacattttgaattGAAGACGTTGTAGCTGCAATCTTTCCCATAGATTTCTTTCAAACTATAGTGGTGCAAATACGTTATATATTAATACTTTCCTTGCATACAGTTTGTGGAGTTTGAGTGTGACTTATTGcctgtatttcatatttaagcagggtttttttttaactgtgcatgtatttttttatgttaatttcaATACAAGGAACAACACAATGAGATTACGCCTAATGCCTTTTTAGGACTATGACTATTTGGCCAGTTTCTTTGAGCCAGATGTTCTGCAGACAGAGAAACTGCATTTTAAATGAGACTTTTCTAATGTTATGAATTGTGTTCAGTGAGAGGCCATAAAAGAGACTCAAGACAAATAAGTCAAAGTGTGAACATCTGTAATGTACATACAGGGGCTCATGTGTATACACTGTCCATTGTATTACTGAGGACAGGAAGAGATACTGAAGATCATGTAACCCTATCCCTCtaacccctgacctctgacccctgttgTGTCTGCAGACAGCTGCACACGCCTACTAACCTACTGCTGCTGTCCCTGGCCGTGTCGGACCTGCTCGTGGGGCTCGTGCTCATGCCGGGGGAGATGCTGCGGGAGTCGGGCTGCTGGCTGTTGGGGGAGCTCGTGTGCGCCCTGTACCTGTACGTGGCCTACGTGGCTGTGTCGGCTTCTGTCATCGACATGGTGCTCATCTCCGTGGATCGCTACGTGGCTATCTGTGATCCCCTGCACTACTCGCAGCGTGTGACTATGCGGCGCGTGTCCGTGGGCGTGGCGTGCTCGTGGGCCTTCTCTTTCCTGTACACCGCTCTCATCCTCAAAGACAACCTGCTTTACCCGGAGCGCACGCGCACCTGCTGGGGAGAGTGCATGCTGGTGTTTGACTTCGTGTCCGCGGCCGTGGACGTGTTCGTGGGCTTCATTCTGCCCGTGGGCCTCATCCTCGCCATTAATCTGGTGGTGCTAGTGGTGGCGCTGTCTCAGGCCCGGGCCATGCGCGTGCAAGTGGTGGCGCACGCGTCTCAGCGTGTTGCGCGTCGGCCACAACTAAAGGCGGCGCGCAGCCTGGGCGTGCTGGTGGGCATATTCCTCCTGTGCTTCACACCGTACCAGTGCTTCAGCCTGGTGGGGGGCGACCTGCTCCAAAGCCCTGTTGCATCCTTCCTGGTCTTCCTTGTCTACGTCAACTCCTGCGTTAACCCGCTGGTCTACGCGCTCTTCTACCCCTGGTTTCGCAAAGCTGTGCGCCTCATCGTCACGCTGCGCATCTTCCACGCAGACTCCTGCCAGGCCATCATGAGCTGAGGACCCCTGGTATGTCATGAGCTGAGGGCCCCAGCTCCATCATGAGCTGAGGCCACAGCTGTGCTGCAGCAACACAACCCAATCTGCTGATGAATGGTTTAATTGCTCACTAGGTTCACTTTTCCGTGTAAACATGAATTTGCAATGGTTTACTGTGTGTGAATATGATGTCACTACATTTgatctgtatttgttttacaaataaacaatGTGGGCCatgaataaagatgaattgaatgtTCAGTAAAAATGTGTCAACATAACAGTTTAAAGACAAGGTAtcacaaatatacacatacatgtacaatATGTcccttttcacacacacatacacacacgtagagTATGtccctcctccacacacacgcgcgcgcgtgcgcacacacacacggcaagtttatttgtatagcatgattcatacacaaagtaattcaaagtgctttacagaataaaaaaaaacaaaactaaaatcacaatacaacaaatcaaaacataaataatcacaaatactcatcataaaataacattaaaggagaaaagggcagaataaaaacctttcagtcatatgcacagctaaagagaattgttttgagcctggacttaaacattgtcaaagtagaggcctgtctgtCATCTTTCGGAAGacagttccaggttttagctgcataaaactgtaacactgattccccatatttagtcctgactctgggcaccagcaggaggctggttcCTGAactcctcagagtgtgagatggttcatatggcactagcatgtcggagatatactttggacctaggccatggagagacttgaatacacagagctgctttctcagagccacaggagccagtgcagagaccagaACACAGGACGCATGtttgaagtacttcctggttctacaCCAGAGCAGCAGCGTtgtggatgtactgcagctgtcttgacactcgtttggagaggccagtgagcaggccgttacagtagtctaacctattggagacaaatgcatggataagtctctctaagtctggcttagacagtataactttgatttttgcaatgctttttagatggtaaaaagctgcatatgttattgatttgatgtggctgttaaagttcaagtctgagtccattactacccctagatttctagcctgatttgaaggttttagagagagagactggaggtgactgctgacactttctctatgtttctgtgggccaaagatggtgacttcagtcttgtctgagtttagctggagaaagttgttttgcatccacacactgatctgttggatgcagtggcagactgaatccactggtccatattcacctgctgccagtgagatatagatctgagtgtcatctgcatagttgtggtaagacacattattgctgcgtattaactggactaacggcagcatgtagagattgaacaacaggggtcaaTCCTAGGACCCATAGGTTTGACTCccggggcaccccacaggtcagggatattttttgagacacatttttcaattttaacaaAGTGTTCCCTGTCTtttagataggacttgaaccagtttagtgccgtaccagagatgcccatccagtcctctagtctctgtaagaggatcccatgatcgacagcgtcaaaggcagcactcagatctaacaggatcaagactgagactttgcctgcatcagtgttcaggtggatgtcatttaTCACTGTGATAaaagcagtctcagtgctgtggtggggtctaaaacctgactggaaaacattaaaggagttgttcatttggagaaagctGTTAGTAAACAAcgttttcaaggactttgcctaaaaacaacAGATTTGAGATGGGATGGTAATGGTTCAATatcgtggcatcaagactgctctgcttgataactgcagttttcaaagctattgggaatgttccagattaaagtgacatgttaactatgcaagtgagcGGTGATAGCTAATTGTTGAGCACAGACtatagaaatttagtgggtaacataTCGAGGTAGCATGCAGATGAACTCAGTCTGGTGACAATcttttggacagttttgtcagttacaggtgcaaagtgagtcagctcttaGTCCAGGTGGCTGCAGGGgtgttatttgcattgtggaaatgatgtaattttttatgccctgaaccttgtcatcaaagaatactgcaaactcattgtatttatttattttatttatttattcaaaggacaatgtgcagttacattaaaaagatggctgcaccagatttagcataatgctactttccatctgtagtcctaaaACAACAATTAATACAACAATTAAACAGCAATTAAAAGCAACAATTAACAcgtacaatgtaaaaacaatgcAATACAAATCGGTGCAAGAATTCAAAAGTACAGATTATTCAGTGttcaacagactaataaaacaagtaatatagcaacaataaaatagtaaaatagaagtaaaattgcAGCAGTTACTTAAAGTGCAAGGGGTCAGTATTATTTAAAGTGCAAGAGGTAAGTAAAGTGCCTCAGTATGTTTACAGTGCATCAGAAAAACAATGCAATAGCTACCGGATgtacccacgagggtagcaCCCGGTAGCTATATATCCAACTGGCGTGGATACGGCAGTGTAATAACAATCATAATCTGATAGTCTGGATACCCGTCTGGTATTGTTAGTGTGTACAAGACTGGTGCTCTAAGAGCCAATCTTTGACGGCCCGTGAGAAGCTGTGAAAATCTGCCAGGTTCTTTAAGTTGTCTGGAAGTCCGTTCCATTCTTTAATGGCTTTGTAGGAAAAGGCTGATTGGGAAAAAGCAGACTTTTCTTGggaacattgcagtcacccCTTGAGGCAGACCTTAGCGCTCTGTTAATAAGTTGAGCACGAGGCTGTACAAAAGTTTTCAAGGGGGGTGGGGCAGCGTCATGAAGGATTTTATGCACCAGGCGGATATCAGAGTATCTGATCAAATTGTCAAAgcttaaaattttgtatttgtcTAATACAGCCCCAGAATGGATCCTTGGGGAATGCCTGTTGTACATAATCTGAATGGCGAGGTTTTGTCATTTATCCGTACACATTGGTAGCGGTTCACAAGATATGATTGGAACCAAGTGATGGTATTGGCAGAAAGATTAAAATTTAGCAATTTTCTGAGTAGAATTGAGTGTTTAACGGTGTCGAAAGCCTTACGCAAATCCAGAAAAACGTCCCCAACCACCCCTCCCTTGTCCAAGTTGGATTTGAGCacttcaataaaataacaacatgCAGTATCGGTGGAATGTTTAGATCTAAAGCCAAACTGCATGGGATGTATCATATTTCAGCTAGAATTTTTTCGATCACCTTGGAAACGGCTGGGAGAATACTGATGGGTCTATAATTTGTGACAACCCCTCTGTTTCCTGACCTAAAAAATAGGTGTTACTATTGCTGTTTTAAAAACTTCTGGAAATAGACATTCATTAAAAGACTGATTGATTATATGCATAATTGATGCTGCAAAGACggttttgtgtttctttaaaaagaGCGGATCTAGACCCTATGAGTCCTTTACTTTGGAATTTGATAGTGCAGAGATAGTCTTAATGACCCTATcttcactcacacacatcaGGTCCATTGCACCCTCCAAAAAAGATGGAGGTCCTTCCATGTTGCCCTGGGCCACAAATCCATCCTGAAGTACAGGAGGCAGCTCTGGATCTAAGGGAGGCCATAGTTCTTGGATGGAAGCAATGAAATAGTTGTTGAACATATTCGCCACAATTAAGCTGTCCTTTTCAGTGGCTTGTCCCGCCGGTGGGAGTGTATTGTTGTTAGAGGTTTTGTTAAGTTCAATGGGTTTGTTACTGGTCTGCTCTCTCCCAGATAATTTGTTGATACATCTCCATATAATTTTACTATTTCCTTTAGCTTGTTTAATGATTTCTAAGAAGAAGTCTGCTCTTGCTTTTCTTACTTGACCTGTTACTTTATTTCTGAGGCTCTTGAACATCATTCGGTCTGATCCCAACCTAGATTTGATATACCTTTTAAGAGTGGCATCCCTTCCTTCATTAGGAGCCATAAATTGTCATTAAACCAAGGAAgagcctttttacttttaaattttctCTGCtgcgtttttgtatattttaaaagaaTTTGAGCAACTGCATTTTTAAGCGTGTTGCAGGCCTGTTCTGCATCCTGGCCACTGACAAGGTCATTATgcacagtgtttttaatatcAGTGTCAAGTTGCTCCATGTCCTGTTTCGGGATAAAAGAGGTAaaaactttttctttgttttggtttctgTAATGACTTTTGGGCAGTTTTCTTGAGACCAGTGTGAGATTATGGTCTGAAATACCGGTTATTAAGTTAAAAGTTTTGCTGACGCGGTCCTGTTTGTTCGTGAAGATTAAATCTAACAATGTTTTCATTGAGCCAGTTATCCTGGTTGGATTTTTTATTACTTGAGTTAGGTTAAATTGCTTGGCCAACTGCCTTAATTTACTGGATCGTGTTTTGTCTAaccaatttaaattaaaatctcCCATTATTATCATTTCCTTGTTTGTGCAAATtttaagtacatctttaaacCAGTCAAAAAACACATCTCAAAAAAACACATCTCACACTTCTTATTTGGAGGTCTATATAACACGACAACATTAAATGACATTTCAGGAGATAAACTAATTGTAACTGCCACACATTCCAGGCCATTTTGAGGTAGATCGAGCCGTTTACATTGGAATTGTTCTTTGACGATTACTCCTCCACCTTTTTTATTTGGTCTGTCCCTTCTAAAAAAAATTGTAGTTGgggattttatatattttttatatattgcacttagatgtggaaattagttctaatggcagtggagctggagggtttgttaatctgtttactgttgcaaacaggccaccagagttgttactgcaacttcgaATAATGCCCgaaaaatctctctctcttgttttacGTAatctgtggttgtacatgtgcatcttttctctgtaaatctgaaATTGGAGATTTGACTTCCGCCATTCCCGTTTGGCCCTtcagcactcccttttctgtgccctgaccgagtcatcattcctccatggcgctttctgcttatctttaaccattttaaccctcatcagggcaatggtgtccagaacattcaaaacacagctcagccacacagcaacatccaccacattgacatttgaaatatttacttccTTTACTTCCTTCCTTTActtccttttgtaatgagcaggtccagagtgcgccctctgttgtgggtgcGCTCACTGACATGCTGAGCCAGAACAAAGGTTTAAAGGACAGAACATTATcaaacacattaacaaacacattatccacatgtacattaaaatcatctgtaatgactaaaccatcaaagtcagtgcatacgactgaaagcatctgagtaaaatcatcaataagactcagacagtgctggggaggttttgTTTTAGccccattttaaaggaaacatactcacAAGATGAAAaaacccaaatgacaacctctgagtaactaaattatctctaaaaactgcacaaacacctctaccctttttgtttactcgcatttcagattcaaatttgaagttgagtggagctgattccactggaatttgcattacctgtgtttttgttgaacgatgttttgattaaaaacatataaagtcaagattaaaagaagaaataaaatcattaattaaaaatgacttgttacataaacatctgacattgagcacagcaagtttcagattagtgtCAGTAgaactggatgttatcttcttacagggaatgtgaactaaatttctctgattggacagtgtcatgatgcacgcattgtctgcctcctgtgttgtctccctgagtgctctccccctcccgcacctgtctgagcctggagctgggtggagttgctgactcctcccacgcgcacctggagcgcatcagcgcaatcacctccacctgctgcggagcataagaTGGACAAGcttcagacactcggtgccagatcgtccgcgtgtccacATTCCTGCTCTCTAGCTCGTCCctgctcctggtctctggtcctgctcttgactctgcgctccagctccggtacagtcaaccccttgtcttcacctcctcgTCTCATCTTTGGCTCCGGCTTGCTCCTCATCTCCCGCTCCTTAGACTACCCCTGCTCGGCTCTCTCTGGCTCAGTTCCAGGTCCCGTCCTCGCCCTGGTCCTGGCTGCTCTCTGTTCCCGTTCTGGCTCGCCGCTACACACTCCTGGACCCCGGCTCGCACCCCGTTCCCTGCTCCCTGTTGGTTTAATGAACTCTTGTCTtttacacaaactgtaaataaacactgtaaatctgccccgagttctgcactctttggtccaccTTACACCAGCCATTACGACAGACAGTCTAACTGttcttctgttaatcagtctatgtggtgtaagtgtagatatagctccatcacagggcctcagcatgatattatctttatcatgactgtatgtcctgggacagcagaggccctgtgtgtcccagctcttggtgataacagctctAGGGGAAaggcaggggggagtttgggtgagggaccgggtgagggcagaggaggtggagcagggggaAGTTTTGGTGAAAGGTGAGGGGGCATGGGTGGGTActgggaagagttcagcatagttgatgccagaactcctGATTGCACTGCAtgaggtgtgaggggagccatcttaattcctgatctgatgagaatTTCTAGATGGTAGGGAAGGGCCATGGGTGAAGCttgggaggaaaaggagagtgaagagTCCCTAGAAGGAGtaggcaggggaggtgatgggaGTGCTGCTGAGACTGAAACCTCTGTTGgagctgtcacagacaggttcaaggcttGTGACAAGAGCCCTGGgggaagtgacgctggagatggatccttggtggtggtgggggagGTTGTAGTGCTGCTGAATCCCTCGCTGGGAGAGAtgtttgtgctgctggtggtgactccttcggTACAGGAGGTGGTTGTGGTAGTTGGtagtggtgctgctggtggtgctgacacattggcttggtCTCTGGCTGGTGCaccaggaatgcttctctcattcctcttttctctcactggcccaagACCCTATCAAGGCCGGTGCCTCAGAGCATGGAGAATGTTATCCATCAgtactctcactccacctctgctcaggtgcgggccatttcccttgaacaggttctctcatttccagaatagatcaaaaaTGGTCAGTGTAGTGCAGCCCACTGGATgcacacatgttgaacagccatgtgttctgCTGAAACAGcagggtaaatttgttcatcttccttctttGTATGCTAgaaagaggtccactgatgaatgtcttaacctccactttatcagaCTCCttgaaaaatgtaatgaaatccCTTTTCAAGATTTAATTCTATTCCAtactggtgtcaactgcacccacatgcacaatcagctgtttaactcctTAGTATGTtgataatttgttgttgatagttccgacagcattcacagaaagaattcctttggtttcttTCCCCGGACATAGTGACTCGTCagaaattttgtttaaaaaatgtaaagatggtttaaaagtcttgatttacttaaaagaaaatcatcttcaaactaaacaaaacaggcGAAATGATTataaagcaaagtaaagaaggaagcagcaggagcaagcaaggtctGCACTCTGCAGAAGCAGAAAGTACGCTTCACACATGTCACACACGTAGAGTTTGCCCctccacacacccacccacacacacgcacaaacccacacccacacacacccacacaccccccccccacacacacacccccacacacccgcacacacaccccca
This region includes:
- the LOC117388974 gene encoding trace amine-associated receptor 13c-like, encoding MDALGSSDPSGPSTLCFPELNQSCPKPFLSPSAALLRLALLCTVPPLTVTLNLLVIMAVAHFRQLHTPTNLLLLSLAVSDLLVGLVLMPGEMLRESGCWLLGELVCALYLYVAYVAVSASVIDMVLISVDRYVAICDPLHYSQRVTMRRVSVGVACSWAFSFLYTALILKDNLLYPERTRTCWGECMLVFDFVSAAVDVFVGFILPVGLILAINLVVLVVALSQARAMRVQVVAHASQRVARRPQLKAARSLGVLVGIFLLCFTPYQCFSLVGGDLLQSPVASFLVFLVYVNSCVNPLVYALFYPWFRKAVRLIVTLRIFHADSCQAIMS